In the Oreochromis aureus strain Israel breed Guangdong linkage group 14, ZZ_aureus, whole genome shotgun sequence genome, one interval contains:
- the LOC120443487 gene encoding uncharacterized protein LOC120443487 isoform X1 — protein sequence MLITMLTAMYMVVKVVETIGARFAREQEPLPYVVSQPLPWQVHSVSLSRRSSKADEYDGLRRNSIGVYRKKFLYMAISSTSLAIPCILSCSDSNASNGTCAVPAVPPLSPVEVEKAASTIQNHFRKFQQKKHKNGK from the exons ATGTTGATAACCATGCTAACAGCTATGTATATGGTGGTCAAAGTGGTAGAAACG ataGGGGCGCGGTTTGCACGGGAACAGGAACCTTTGCCTTATGTGGTGTCTCAGCCTTTGCCTTGGCAGGTTCACTCAGTGTCTCTCAGCCGGAGGAGCAGCAAAGCAGATGAG TATGATGGCCTCAGGAGAAACAGCATAGGCGTGTATAGAAAGA AGTTTCTCTACATGGCTATTTCCTCTACCTCCCTGGCTATTCCCTGTATCCTGTCGTGTTCAGACTCCAATGCCAGTAACGGGACATGCGCAGTGCCTGCTGTTCCTCCGCTCAGCCCTGTTGAAGTTGAGAAGGCCGCCTCTACCATCCAGAACCATTTCAGGAAATTCCAGCAGAAGAAACACAAGAACGGCAAATAG
- the LOC120443487 gene encoding uncharacterized protein LOC120443487 isoform X2, with product MLITMLTAMYMVVKVVETIGARFAREQEPLPYVVSQPLPWQVHSVSLSRRSSKADEYDGLRRNSIGVYRKNSNASNGTCAVPAVPPLSPVEVEKAASTIQNHFRKFQQKKHKNGK from the exons ATGTTGATAACCATGCTAACAGCTATGTATATGGTGGTCAAAGTGGTAGAAACG ataGGGGCGCGGTTTGCACGGGAACAGGAACCTTTGCCTTATGTGGTGTCTCAGCCTTTGCCTTGGCAGGTTCACTCAGTGTCTCTCAGCCGGAGGAGCAGCAAAGCAGATGAG TATGATGGCCTCAGGAGAAACAGCATAGGCGTGTATAGAAAGA ACTCCAATGCCAGTAACGGGACATGCGCAGTGCCTGCTGTTCCTCCGCTCAGCCCTGTTGAAGTTGAGAAGGCCGCCTCTACCATCCAGAACCATTTCAGGAAATTCCAGCAGAAGAAACACAAGAACGGCAAATAG